In Aquipuribacter nitratireducens, the genomic stretch AGCCGGATGAGCTCCGACACCGACTCGACGTCGCCGCCGTAGCCGTGGAACTCCTTGGCGTCCCGCCCGGACCGCACGCGCGACCAGCCCGTCGAGACGGGGTCGATGAACACGAGGTCGCTGACGGCGAGCAGGGTCTGCGGGTTGTCGGCGAGGCGGCCGGGCGGCGGCAGGAGGTCGCCGGCGTCGCCGAGCACGACCCGGCGCGGGCCGAGCAGACCGAGGTGGAGCCACACGCTCGAGGCGCCGGGACCGCCGTTGAAGACGAACGTCACGGGGCGGGCCGGGTCGGGGGAGCCGCCGCCGTCGAGGACCTCGTAGCTCGTGACGGCGATCTCTGCGACCGCCGTGTGGCCCTCGAACCCCTTCTCCCCGGAGGTCTCCCGGCGGAGCACGAGGCGGCCCGAGCGCGCCCGGTACCGCAGGTCGCCGGTGCCGGTGGCGAGGGTGTGCTCGGTGGTGACGAGGGTGTCGGCGGGCTCCTCGGCCAGGGTGGTGGTCGTGCTGGGCCGCTCCGGTGCCGTGCCTGCGCCCGCGGTCGCGTCGTCGTGCGCGGTGTCGGGACCGGGGTCGGGCGTCGTCTCCTCGCTCACGCGGGCCACCCTACGAGCGCCCTACGATCGCGCAGGTGCCCGCACCCTCCCTGCCCGCGCCGCCCGACCTCGACGGCTGGGTGCACCGCTTCTCCGGCAAGGTCCGCGACGTCTACGCGCCCGCGACGCCGCACCCGGCCGGTGACGTCCTGCTCCTGGTCGCCAGCGACCGGGTGAGCGCGTACGACCACGTGCTGTCGACGCCCGTGCCGGGCAAGGGCGCCGTGCTCACCGCCCTGTCGCGGTGGTGGTTCGAGCAGCTGGCCGATCTCGTCGACCACCACGTCGTCGACGCGCCGGTGCCCGCTGCCGTGGCCGGGCGGGCGGTCGTCGTCCGCGCCCTCGACATGGTCCCGGTCGAGTGCGTCGCGCGCGGGTGGCTGTCCGGCTCCGGCACCGCGGAGTACCGCGCGAGCGGCGCGGTGTGCGGCGTGCCGCTGCCGGCAGGGCTCACCGAGGGCTCGCGCCTGCCGGAGCCGGTGTTCACCCCGGCCACGAAGGCCGCCCTCGGCGACCACGACGAGAACGTCACCTTCGAGCACGTCGTCGGGACCGTCGGCCGCGACACGGCTGAGGAGCTGCGGCGGATCACCCTCGCCGTGTACGCCCGCGCCGTCGAGGTCGCCGCGCGCGCGGGGATCATCGTCGCCGACACGAAGCTCGAGCTGGGCCGCGTGCCCGGCGGCGACGGCCGCCTCGTGCTGGGCGACGAGGTCCTGACACCGGACTCCAGCCGCTACTGGCCCGCCGACGCGTGGTCGCCCGGCCGGCCGCAGCCGAGCCTCGACAAGCAGGTGGTGCGCGACTGGCTCACCTCGCCTGCCTCGGGCTGGGACCGGGACTCCGGCGAGGCCCCGCCGCCGCTGCCCGACGACGTCGTCGACCGCACGGCGGCGGGCTACCGGGAGGTGTACCGGCGGCTCACGGGAGCCGATCTCTAGCGGAGCCGTGGCGGGTCAGGCGGGTCAGGCGGACCAGGGGCCCTCGGTCGCGAGGTCGTGGACGGCGGCCCTGCCGAGCCGGCGGACGTGGCCGAGGTACACCTCGCGTCGCTCCTCCCGCAGCAGCGCGTCGTGGACGGGGAGCACGACCCGCGGCTCGACGGTCCGGACGAACTCGACCGTCTCCTTCACCGCGGCCCACGGGGCGTTGAGCGGCACCGCGAGAGCGTCGACGCTGCCGGGCGTCGCCTCGTAGGAGTCGCCCGGGTGGAACAGCGTCGCGCGGTCCCCGCGGACGACGAGACCGACGTTGCCGACGCGCGGCACGTCCGCGTGGATGAGGGCGTGCCGACCACCGACGGCTGTCACGTGGAGGTCGCCGAGGTCGAGCCGGTCGGCCACCGCCAGCGTCTCCGCGGTGACGCCCTCGGCCGCGAGGGTCTCCTGCGCCCCGGCCTCGGCGAGCAGGCGCGCGGCGGGGTGCGCGTCGGCGAGCGCGCGGACGGTCGCGGGGTCGCAGTGGTCGGCGTGGGTGTGGGTCACGAGGACCGCGTCGAGGGCGGCGCCGTCGAGGAGAGCGGCGAGGCGGCCCGGCACGTCGGGGGAGAAGGCGCCGGGGTCGACGAGCAGCCGGCTGCCGCCCTCCTCGACGAGCAGGCACGAGTGGCCGAGCGACGTCACGCGCATGCAGCGGTCCTACACCCGCGCGGGCGCCGGCGCAGCACGGCGCGAGCCTTGTGCGGGCGGCCGCCGGGTGCTGCGATGGGGGACGTGTCGAGCCCCTCCGCCGATGACCTGCGCCGCACCGTCGTCGCCCTGCACGCCGTCGCCGAGCACGTCATGTCCGGGCCGCAGCACCGCGACAGCGGCACCATCCGGTTGCAGGTCACGCCCGGCGCGATCGAGACCGTGGCGCCGCCGGCGGTCCGGCTGCTCGGCGACCGGGTCGTCGGGCCGGGCGGCGAGGTCGTGCTCGACGGCGGCCGGACGCTCGCCGAGGTGGGCGCCGCGGTCGGCGTCACCGCGGGCGTCCCGGTCGACCTCTACACCGACCACGCGGAGCTCGGGCCGGACGAGCCCGTCGCCGTGAGCGCCGATGCCGCCACCGTGGTCCTCGAGTGGTTCGCCGTCGGGGCCGCCGCCCTCGTGACCTTCGCCCCGGAGGAGACGCCCGTGCTGTGGCCGGAGCACTTCGACCTCGCCGTCACGGTCGACGGGGTGAACTACGGCGTCTCACCCGGCGACGGGTTCTCCGCCACGCCGTACGCCTACGTCGGCCCCCACTCCCCGGTCGACGACCCGTTCTTCGACGCGCCCTTCGGTGCCGTCCGCACGTGGGACCAGGTGCCCGACGCCGCCTCGCTCGCCGCGTTCTTCACCGAGGGCAGGCAGCACGCCCGACGCGATTAGGCTCGCGGCATGCCGCGCATCGTCGTCGAGGTCATGCCGAAGCCCGAGATCCTCGACCCCCAGGGCACCGCCATCACCCACGCCCTGGGCCGGCTCGGCTTCGAGGGGCTCGGCGAGGTCCGGCAGGGCAAGCGCTTCGAGGTGGCCGTCGACGCGGTCGACGACGCCACCCTCGCCCGCGTCCGCGAGGCTGCCGAGACCCTGCTGAGCAACCCGGTGATCGAGGACGTGGTGGCGGTCCGCGCCGCCGACTGAGCGCGAGCCGCGGCCGACCGGCATGAAAGGGGGATTCGTCCCGCGACACGCCGCCGACGGTGGGACAGACCCACCGTTCACCGCCGGGGGGAGCGCAGGGCGGATCGCACTCGGGTGAGGACCCGGTCCGGTCGGCCCAGCAGGTCGGCTCCGGTGACGACGACGACGCGCCAGCCCAGGGCGTCGAGAGCCTCGCGGCGGCGGAGGTCCGAACGCCACTGAGTGCGGTCGTAGCGGTGGTGGTCCCCGTCGTACTCGACGGCGACCTTCTCTACGGGAAACGCCAGGTCCACTCGCGCGACGAAGTGGCCTTCGGGGGTCCTGACCTCGTGCTGGGGGACCGGAGCGAGGCCGCCCCTCACCATGAGCACGCGCAGCCGCGACTCCGGCGGCGACTCGGCGCGCGTGTCGACGAGCGCGAGGGCTTCCCGCGCCTCCGCGACACCCCGCTCGCCCGGTCGCGACGCGAGGTGGTCGAGGACACGGGCAAGCGTCTCGGGTCGGTCGGCGAAGAGCACGTCCGCCGCTGCGACGAGGTCGGCGAGGTCGCCGTGAGGCGGACGTGCTCCCGAGCGCACCACGAGGGCTGCGGCGTCGCACCACGCGCGACCCGGTCCGCTACGACGCGGGTCGGTACGCAGGGACACGGGCGGGTCGGTGCACCGGTGCACGATCACACCACCGGGGCGCCGGCCCAGGCTCGGTGGGCCCGCGACATGCAGCGCACCCCGTCGGTCGGTCGGAACCGGTAGCCCTGCCAGCTCGAGCGCCGTCCAGTGGCTGACGACCGACCCGGGCACGGCGGCCACGGCGGCGGCGCAGCGGGTGGGCAGGTGCTCGGCCCAGCAGGCCTCGACGTAGTGCCCGGTGACGACCCGGACGAACTCCCGACCCGCCGTGAGCCGTCGGCGGCTGAGACCCTCATGACGGGCGCGCTCGTGGGTCCAGACCCGGTCGCTCAGCGGCACCCACCGAGCCTGCGACGGGCAAGGCCGGGATGGCCCAGGTGTGCCGCCTGTGGACGACGACAGGAGGATGTGGACCAGCCACCCCGGCGTGTCCCGGGACGGATCCCCCTTTCGCCGCGGACGGGACCGGGCGCGCGGCGGGAGTCAGGCGGCGAGAGGGGCGCGGACCGGGTGGTCCGTGCCGGTGAGGAGCACCTGGAGCGCCGAGCCGTCGCGCTGGTTGAGCACGACGGGGGCGAGCAGGTTGGCCGTCGACGCGGCCGCGGACTCCCCGGGCGTCAGAACGACGAACAGCAGCGCGTCCTCGGCGCCGTGGAGGCCGAGGAGGTCGACGTCCTCGTCCGACAGCACGGGGGCGTAGTCGGGGAAGAACGCCCACGGCGCCGCCAGGAGGAGCGAGACCTCGTCGTCGGGCGACTCGAGCGAGAACAGCGTCCCGCTCGCCTCGAGACCACGGAGCACGTAGTCCGTGTGCCGCGGCAGCCCGGGCAGGGGCGTCACGAACCGCACCTGACGTCCGTCGCTCACCTGATCACCCAATCCCACGGCCCGGACCTCGGTCAACCGGGGCGCGACCGCCGGGACGGCGCTCACCGGAGGAAGTCCAGGAGCGTCGGCTGGATCACGCGGGCCGTGGCGCCGAGCGCCGCCTGGTACGCCGTCTGCTGCAGCTGGAGCTCGAGGATCGTGCCCGGCAGGTCGACGTCCTCGATCTGCGACTGCGACGAGCGCAGCGTGATCGCGAGGTCGGTGGCCGTGGCCTTGAGCGTGTCGATCCGGTTGGCGCGGGCGCCGACGTCCGACAGCGTCCCCAGGACGCGGTCGAGGTGGCCGTCGAGGTCGGCGAGCCGCGTCGCACCCGGCTGCGAGCCGCCCTCGAGGTCGGCGACGACCGCGTCGATCACCGCGAACACGCTGGCGGCGCCGTCCCCGAACGCCGTGCGGCCGTCCGCGTCGACGCGGACCACCGAGCCCGGTCCCACGCGGCGCTCGACCACGCCGCCGTCCCCCACGTAGGCGCCGGTCGCGTCGAAGGCGACCCCGCCGGCCGTCGTGCCCCCGAAGACGGGTCGTCCGAGGTACTGCGTGTTGGCGAGCTCGAGGAGGCCGTCGCGGGCCGCCCGGAGCTCCCTGGCCACGGCGTCGCGGCCGGCCTGCGGCAGGGCGCCGTTGCCGCCCTGGACGGTGAGGTCGCGGGCGCGGCGGACGAGCGCGCTCGCCTGCTGGAGCGCCTGGTCCGCGGTGCCGAGCCACGACAGCCCGTTGTCGGCGTTGCGGACGTGCTGGTCGGTCGCCGCTCGCTCCGAGCGCAGCTGGAGGACGTCGGTCGCGCCGGTGGGGGAGTCCGACGGCACGCCGACGCGCTTGCCGCTCGACAGCTGCTCCTGCAGCGCGGAGCTGCGGGCGAGGGAGGCCTGGAGGTTGGCGTACGTGGTGTCGGCCATCGTCCGCTGGGTGATCCGGAGCATCAGCGACCCACCAGCCCGGTGCGGTTGATGAGGGTGTCGAGCGCCTCGTCGACCGCGGTCAGCATGCGGGCCGCACCCTCGTAGGCGCGCTGGAACATGACCATGTTGGTGAGCTCCTCGTCGATGTCGACGCCGCTCGCGGCCTCGCGGGCGGCGTTCACGTCCCGCACGACGACCGACTGGGCCTCCGAGCGGCGGGTCGCGGACTGGGCGGCCGAGCCGACGTCGCCGACGAGGCGCCGCCAGGCGGCGTCCGGCGACGCCGGGCCGTTGCCCACCTGGGAGAGCCGGTCGGCGAGGCTGCCGTCCAGGGCGCCCGCACCGGCGGCCGCGGCGGCGACGGCACGGGTGTCGGTCACCCCGACGGCGATCGTCCGGGCGGTCACGGGACCGCCGCCGCGGCTGGTGAAGAAGGCGCCGGCGACGGCACCGTCCTGCGTCTGCCCGCTGCTGTGGACGGCGTCGACCCGGGCGGCGACGTCGGCGGCCGTCGCGTCGAGCCGGCGCATTATGCCGGGCCAGGTCCGGTGCAGGCTGTCGAGGAGCGCCCCGACCCGGCCGCCGGCGACGTCGACGGGAGCACCTGCCGCGCCCGTCACGCGCACCGCGCCCCCGGCGAGGACCTCGTCGATGCTGCCGGCGGACGTCGCGTCGAGCGCCAGCGGCGTCGTGCGGTCGGCGCGGACGACGGCGGTGCCGCCGACGAAGACGTCGACCATGCCGAGCTCGGTCGGCCGGACCGTCGCACCGGTCAGCTCGCTGAGCCGGAGGACGAGCTGGTCGCGGCGGTCCAGCAGCTCGTTGACGCTGCCGCCCGCGGCGGTCGCGTCCCTGATGGCGGAGTTGAGGTCGGCGACGGCGGCTGCGGTCGCGTTGACCTCGGCCACGAGCTGCCCCACCTGCGTGCGGGCGTCCGTCCACGCCTGCGCGACCGACGCGCCGAACGTGTTGAGGGTGTCCGTGACGCCCGTGCCCACCTGGAGGACCTGCGACCGGGCGGCGGTGCTGCCGGGGGAGTTCGCGAGGTCCTCCCACGCCGCCCAGAAGCCCGAGAGCCGGGCCTGCAGCCCGTTGTCGCCGGGCTCGCCGAGGGCGACCTCGAGCCGCGACCAGGCCGCGCGGTCGACGTCGATGAACGCCGCCGTCGACGTCTCCTGGCGCACGCGCTGGACGACGAGCTCGTCCGCGACGCGCTGCAGGTCCGTGACCCGGACGCCGGTGCCGGGACCGTCCCAGCGCGAGAAGACGGCCGTGCCGGTCGTCACGGGCGTGCTCGGGTCGAGGACCGCGCGCTGGCGGGAGTAGCCGGGGGTGTTGGCGTTCGCGACGTTCGCGCCCGTGACGTCGAGCCCGTAGCGCTGGGCGACCAGACCCGACAGGGCGGTGTGGAGGCCGGCGAACGACGACATCAGAGCGCCTCGTCGACCAGGCGGCCTGCGCCCTGCCGGGGGACGCTGCGGGACGCGCCCGGCCCGTACGTCCCGACCGGCTCCTCCACGGCGGCGAGCGCCTCGGACAGGCTCACCATGCCCTCGTGGAGCAGGCGGCGGTTGGCCTGGGCGAGCTCGGTGATCTCCGCGGTGAGGGCGAGGAAGGAGTCCCGGTGGGCGAGCAGCATCGCGCTGTAGGGCTCCGGCGCGACGCGGGCGATCGCCGCCAGCGACGGTCCGACGGGCAGCCCCAGCTCGAGCGCGACGACGTCGGTCTCGAGGGAGCGGACCTGCTCGGACCTCCGGATCTGCTCGAGGACCGCCTCGACCTCGCGGGTCGCGTGGGCGAGCCAGCGGCTGCGGCCGGAGGCGAGCACGAGCTGCTCCTCCTCGAGCTTGAACAGGAGCAGCTCGAGCAGCTCCCGCTCACGCCACAGGATGCGGCAGAAGTCAGCGAGCGCCACGACGCCTCCCCTCGGTGCGACGGCCGGTCCGTCACGTGGACGGGGTCGGCGGGCAGAGGGCCGATCTGAGGGCTCGAGGGCATCCGGGCGCCCCCGGGCCGTGCCGTCACCCGTTCGGCGCAGCGCTGCGCCGGAGGCGTGGAAATCCTCAAGCGGTCTCAGGTCGGCGACGACATCGGCAGGGTGCAGACCCCGCCCGCCGCCGCCGAGCGCACGGACCCCGAGGCCCTCGTCCTCGCGCACCTGCCGCTCGTCGGGCACTGCGTCGGTGAGGTGATCTCGCGGCTGCCGTCCCACGTCGACCGCGACGACCTCGCCGGCGCCGGCGTCGAGGGGCTCGTGCAGGCCGCCCGCAGCTGGCGGCCCGAGACGGGCGTCCCGTTCTCCGCGCACGCCCGCACGAGGATCCGCGGCGCCATCGTCGACGAGCTCCGCGCCGCCGACTGGGCCTCGCGCGGCGCAAGGTCGCGCGCCCGGCAGACGCAGCAGACGCAGGAGCACCTGACGGCCCACCTCGGCCGGGTGCCGACGACGGACGAGGTCGCCGACGCCATGGGTGTCGCCGCCGACCAGGTGCACCGGGTACGGGCGGAGACCCACCGCGCCTACCTCACGAGCCTCGACGAGGCGCGTGAGGCGGGGGAGGGCGGCGCCCACGACACCGTCGCGGACCCGGGTCGCTCGCCGGAGGACCACGTGGTTCTCGCCGAGCACGTCGGAGCGCTCTTCGCCGCCGTCGACCTGCTCCCGGAGCGCGTCCGGGAGGCCGTGCGCGGCCACTACATCGACGAGGAGCCGATGGCGGCGATCGCCGCCCGCCTCGGGGTGACGGAGTCCCGCGTCTCCCAGCTACGAGCCGAGGGCATCGCGATGCTCCGTGCGGCCCTCGCCGCAGAAGGCGACCGGCCCGCGGCGGAGCGTGCGACGGCGCGCACGCAGGCGTACGTCGCGACGGTCGCCGCCGCCGCCGACGTCCGCGCGAGCGTCGCGACGGGCGCGAGCGTCCTCAGCGGCCGTGTCCCGGCGCCACGCAGCCGGTGGGCGACCAGCACGCTCTCGGCGATCGGGTGATCAGGGCCGCTCAAGTCCCGAGCGCCTCAGGTCGACACCGCTAGCGCCGATCACCACCCCGGCCACGGAAGGCCACCCACCACCATCACGGAGGAGCACACAGACCATGGGTCTTCAGATCAACAACAACATCGCGGCGTTCAACAGCTACCGGAACCTCTCGGTCACCCAGGGGCAGATGGAGAAGTCGCTGGAGAAGCTCTCGAGCGGTCTCCGCATCAACCGCGCGGCCGACGACGCGGCCGGCCTCTCGATCTCCGAGGGTCTCCGCGCCCAGGTCGGTGGGCTCAAGCAGGCCGTCCGCAACGCCCAGGACGGCATCAGCGTCGTCCAGACCGCGGAGGGCGCGCTCACCGAGGTCCACTCGATCCTCCAGCGCGTCCGTGACCTCTCGGTGCAGGCCGCCAACGACGGCTCGAACAACGCGGACTCCCTCGCCGCGATCCAGGGCGAGATCGACCAGCTCGGCGAGGCCGTCAGCGACATCGCCACCCGCACGAAGTTCAACGGCAAGGCCCTGCTCGACGGCACCAACGCCACCCTCACCTTCCAGACCGGCGCCAACTCCGGTGACACGGTCGACGTCGCGCTCACCGACATCACGGCCGTCGCCACGGCCGTCGCTGCGATCGACGTCACGGCCGCCGGCGGCGGTGCCGCGGGCATCACCGCCGCGGACGCCCAGATCACCGCGGTCTCCACCGCCCGTTCCACCCTCGGCGCCTCGCAGAACCGCTTCGAGTCGACGATCAAGTCCCTCAACGTCGCGGTCGAGAACCTGTCCGCGTCCGAGAGCCGCATCCGCGACACCGACATGGCGCTCGAGATGGTCAACTTCACGAAGAACCAGATCCTGTCCCAGGCCGGCACCGCGATGCTCGCGCAGGCCAACCAGGCCCCCCAGGGCGTCCTGCAGCTCCTCCGCTGATCCCGGCCACCCCGGTAGCAGCCTGACGGCCGACCGCCGGGGACCCGCGAGGTCCCCGGCGGTCGCCCGTATCCCCCGCGCCACACCTGCGCACCCAGACCCGGAGGCGACATGAGCTCGTTCGCGGTCGACGGCCTCGTCAGCGGCCTCGACACCACTGCGCTCATCGGCCAGCTCATGCAGATCGAGCGGATCCCCCGCAACCGGCTGCAGAACCAGGTCACCCAGCAGACCTCGACCATCACCGCGTACCAGGCCGTCGCGAGCGCACTGAAGAAGCTCGACGACGCCGCGAGGGCCCTCACCGACACGAGGACGTGGACGGGGGTCACCGCGTCCGTCACAGGTGACGCGCTCGCCGCCACCGCGAAGCCGGGCGCTCCCACCGCGCCGGTCGACGTCTGGGTCGAGCAGCTCGCGACCGCGACGGCGTTCACCACCCAGGCCGCCTACCGGCTCGAGGACCAGGTCGTGCCCGCGCCGACCATCGACGTGACCAGGGCCGATGGGACCCTCGTCTCCCTCCAGCCGGCCTCCGGGTCGCTGCAGGACGTCATGTCCGCCATCAACAGCGCCGACGGGCTCGGTGTCCGCGCCGTCGCGGTGCGCGTCTCCACCGACACCTACCGGCTGCAGATCGTGTCGACGACCACCGGCGCGGCGGGCGGTCCCACGAGCATCACCGGCTTCGCCGCCGGTGACCTCGTCCGCGCCGCCGGCCAGGACGCGCAGTACCGCGTCGGCAGCACCGACGGCACCGGCGGGATCGTCGCGACGTCCCCCTCGAACTCGATCATCGACCTCGTGACGGGCGTGGACGCGACCCTGCGCCGCCCCGGCGCCGCCAGCATCGCGCTGGCTGCGGACACCCCGACCACGGTCTCCGCGGTCGAGGCCCTCGTCACCGCGGCGAACGACGCCATCGCCGTCCTGAAGAAGCAGACGGCGACCGACCCGAACGCGTCGTCCCGCGGCCCGCTCGCGTCCGACACGCAGGTGCGCGCACTGACGGGCCGCATCGTCCAGGCGGTCACCGATGCGCTGGGCGGCGCGAGCGCCGCCACCGTCGGCCTGCAGTCGACGCGTGACGGCACCCTCGTCCTCGACAAGGAGACGCTCGGGTCCGCGCTCGCGGCAGACCCCGCGGCGGTGCGCGGGCTCCTCGCGCCGGCCGACGGCGGCCCGGGGGTCGTCGCGCGCCTGCGGGCCGTCGTCGACGCCGCCACCAACGCCGGGAGCGGCTTCATCACCACGGCGATCCAGGGCCGGGAGACGACCAAGCGCGACCTGCAGACGCAGATCGACTCCTGGGACCGCCGGCTCGAGCTCCGGAAGGCGACCCTGCAGCGCCAGTTCTCCGCGCTCGAGGTCTCGCTCGGGCGCCTCAACTCGCAGTCGAGCTGGCTCGCCGGTCAGCTCGCCGGCCTCAACGCCGGCCTCGGGAGGGACTCGTGACCACCGCCACCGGCTTCGGGTACGCGCTCGGCCGGCCCGCCGCCGCGCGCCTCGACCAGTTCAAGGCCGACGCCGTCACGACCGCGACCCCGGGTCAGCTGCTCGTGCGGCTCTACGACCGGCTGCTGCTCGACATCGACCGGGCGCACGAGGCGCAGACCGCCGGCGACCACCTGGCGGCCGGCACGCAGCTCGTCCACGCCCAGGCGATCGTCAGCGAGCTCGCGAGCACCCTCGACGTCGACGCGTGGGACGGCGGGCCGCGCCTCATGTCGATCTACACGTTCCTCCTCGCCGAGCTCGTCCGCGCCAACGTCGAGAAGGCCCCGGACCGCACGCTCGCGTGCCGCGCGCTCGTCGCGCCGCTCGCGGAGGCGTGGCGCGAGGCCGCGAGCCAGCAGGGCGCCCCGCCCGCCGCCCAGCAGACCGGCGTCCCCGCCCAGCGCATCAGCGCCGTCGGGTGACACCGTGACCACGAGGACGGCGACCGACGTCGGCCACGACTTCACGGCCGCCTGGCACGCCGCCCTCGACGACCTCGAGCTGGAGGTCGACCGGGCCGAGGCGCTCCTGCACGCGCTGCACTCCCCGGCCGGCGCCGCGGACCCCGTCCCGCCGGGCGGGTGGACGCCGCCGGCCATCGGCGCCCCGCTGCCGGAGTCGCTGCGCGAGCGCGCCGAGCTCCTCCTCGAGCGCCAGCTGAGCGTCGCCGGACGCCTCAGCACCGCGATGACCGCCTCACGCAAGCACCAGGACGTCGTCGGCCGGCTCGTCGAGCGCGAACCGCGGCCCATGTACGTCGACGCGCGGCTCTGAGCGCGACTCACCCGAACGGCGCATGAACTCCCGGCCCCGACGGGACGAGAGACACAACGCAGCACCCGGGACGCACGGACCGCGCCCCGCACCGGCCACGGACAGGCCACGTCGATCCACCCCGCACCGGCTCCACCGGGCGCGGGGTCCGCCGATCGGAGCCCCCGTGACCGCCATCGCGTCCGTGACCGGCGCCGCCCTCCGCAGCGCCGTCGACGGCCTCGGCGCGCGCAGCCGCGCCATCGCCGACAACATCGCGAACGTCCAGACGCCCGGCTTCCAGTCGCGTCGCGTCGCGTTCGAGGAGGCCGTCGCCGCGGCCGCCCGGTCCGGCTCCCGTGAGCGCACCGGGTTCACGCAGGCGCTCTCGCTCGAGCCGACCCGCCTCGACGGCAACAACGTCAACCTCGACACCGAGACGCTGCAGTCCATCGACACCGGCCTGCGCTACCAGCTCGCGCTCCGCGCCGTCGACGACCGGTTCGGTCTCGTCCGTGCCGCGCTGCGGACCCAGGGCTGAGCACCATGACGACCTTCCCCGTCTTCGGCGTCGCCGGCTCCGGTGTCGCGGTCTACCGCAAGTGGCTCGACGCGGTCAGCGACAACATCTCCAACATCAACACGGTCCGCCCGACGAGCGAGGCCGCGTTCCGGGCCCGGTACGTCATCGCGCAGGCCACGCAGCTCGAGCCCGGCGTCGGGGGCGTCACCGTCGGCGGCATCCGGCTCGGCAGCGCCGAGGGCCGCATGGTCTACGACCCCACGCACCCCTTCGCCGACGAGGGCGGCTACGTGCGCCTGCCCGACATCGACCTCGGCAGCCAGATGACCCAGCTGATGATGGCCCAGCGCGGCTACCAGGCGAACCTCGCCGTCGTCGACCGCGCCCGCGACGCCTACAGCGCCGCCATCAACGTCGGGCGGAACGCATGAGCCTCCAGCCCATCACCTCCGTGGCCCCCACCGCGCCGACCGGACCCGTCGCGGGCCTCACGCCCGCCCTGCCGGCGCTCGACGCCGACCCCGCCGCCGGCGGCCGCTTCGACGCGGCCCTCGCGCAGGCCACCGGCAGCAGCCTCGGGGCGTCGGCCGTCGGCCGGCTCGAGGACCTCCAGCGCCTGCACGCGACGAGCGACGACCTCGCCGTCAAGGCCGTCACCGGCCAGCTCGCCGACCCCAGCCAGTACACGATCGCCGCCACCGAGGCGAACCTCGCGACGCAGATGACGGTGGCGCTGCGCAACAAGGCCGTCGAGGCCTACTCGGAGATCATGAGGATGCAGCTGTGAGCCCCCGCGGACCCCGTCAGGGCCAGGTCGTGAGCAACGACCCCCGGGTCCTCGCCACGCAGAAGGCCCGCCAGGCCCGCTCGGCGTGGTCGGAGCTTCCCGGCGCCCAGAAGACCGTCGCGACGGTCGTGCTCGTCGCGCTCCTCGCGGGCGGCTACGCCTTCTGGCAGTGGCAGAGCACGCCCGCCTACGGCCCGCTGTTCACGGGGATGTCGAGCAGCGACGGCGGCGCGGTCGTCCAGCAGCTCCAGGCCGCGGGTGTGCCCTACAAGCTGACCGACGGCGGCGCCACCGTCCTCGTCCCCAGCGACCAGGTCTACGAGCAGCGCCTCCAGATGTCGGCCGCGGGCCTTCCCTCCGGTGACGGCGGCGGCTACTCCCTCCTCGACGAGCAGGGTGTGACGGCGTCGCAGTTCCAGCAGAAGGTCGCCTACCAGCGCGCGGTCGAGGGCGAGCTCGCGAGCACGATCCAGGCCATCGACGGCGTCGAGGCGGCGGTCGTCCACCTCGCGATCCCGGAGAAGGACGTCTTCCTCGAGGCCGACGACGCCCCCACCGCCAGCGTCCTCGTGAAGACGCAGGCCGGCCGCAGCCTCGAGAAGGGGCAGGTCCAGGCGGTCGTCAACCTCGTCTCGTCCTCGGTCGAGGGCATGGAGCCGGACGCCGTCACGGTCGTCGACGGCGAGGGCACCCTGCTGTCGGCCTCCGGCACGGGAGTCGGCGGTGCGGGCTCCATGGGCGGCGGCGAGGCCGCCGACATGACGGCCGAGTACGAGCAGCGCGTCGCGGGCAGCCTCCAGACCCTCCTCGACACCGTCGTGGGCCGCGGCAAGGCCGTCGCGACCGTC encodes the following:
- the flgL gene encoding flagellar hook-associated protein FlgL, with the translated sequence MLRITQRTMADTTYANLQASLARSSALQEQLSSGKRVGVPSDSPTGATDVLQLRSERAATDQHVRNADNGLSWLGTADQALQQASALVRRARDLTVQGGNGALPQAGRDAVARELRAARDGLLELANTQYLGRPVFGGTTAGGVAFDATGAYVGDGGVVERRVGPGSVVRVDADGRTAFGDGAASVFAVIDAVVADLEGGSQPGATRLADLDGHLDRVLGTLSDVGARANRIDTLKATATDLAITLRSSQSQIEDVDLPGTILELQLQQTAYQAALGATARVIQPTLLDFLR
- a CDS encoding endonuclease domain-containing protein, which encodes MPLSDRVWTHERARHEGLSRRRLTAGREFVRVVTGHYVEACWAEHLPTRCAAAVAAVPGSVVSHWTALELAGLPVPTDRRGALHVAGPPSLGRRPGGVIVHRCTDPPVSLRTDPRRSGPGRAWCDAAALVVRSGARPPHGDLADLVAAADVLFADRPETLARVLDHLASRPGERGVAEAREALALVDTRAESPPESRLRVLMVRGGLAPVPQHEVRTPEGHFVARVDLAFPVEKVAVEYDGDHHRYDRTQWRSDLRRREALDALGWRVVVVTGADLLGRPDRVLTRVRSALRSPRR
- the fliW gene encoding flagellar assembly protein FliW yields the protein MSDGRQVRFVTPLPGLPRHTDYVLRGLEASGTLFSLESPDDEVSLLLAAPWAFFPDYAPVLSDEDVDLLGLHGAEDALLFVVLTPGESAAASTANLLAPVVLNQRDGSALQVLLTGTDHPVRAPLAA
- a CDS encoding phosphoribosylaminoimidazolesuccinocarboxamide synthase, producing MPAPSLPAPPDLDGWVHRFSGKVRDVYAPATPHPAGDVLLLVASDRVSAYDHVLSTPVPGKGAVLTALSRWWFEQLADLVDHHVVDAPVPAAVAGRAVVVRALDMVPVECVARGWLSGSGTAEYRASGAVCGVPLPAGLTEGSRLPEPVFTPATKAALGDHDENVTFEHVVGTVGRDTAEELRRITLAVYARAVEVAARAGIIVADTKLELGRVPGGDGRLVLGDEVLTPDSSRYWPADAWSPGRPQPSLDKQVVRDWLTSPASGWDRDSGEAPPPLPDDVVDRTAAGYREVYRRLTGADL
- the purS gene encoding phosphoribosylformylglycinamidine synthase subunit PurS; this translates as MPRIVVEVMPKPEILDPQGTAITHALGRLGFEGLGEVRQGKRFEVAVDAVDDATLARVREAAETLLSNPVIEDVVAVRAAD
- a CDS encoding MBL fold metallo-hydrolase, whose amino-acid sequence is MRVTSLGHSCLLVEEGGSRLLVDPGAFSPDVPGRLAALLDGAALDAVLVTHTHADHCDPATVRALADAHPAARLLAEAGAQETLAAEGVTAETLAVADRLDLGDLHVTAVGGRHALIHADVPRVGNVGLVVRGDRATLFHPGDSYEATPGSVDALAVPLNAPWAAVKETVEFVRTVEPRVVLPVHDALLREERREVYLGHVRRLGRAAVHDLATEGPWSA